The window TCAATTAGCATGATCAGGGGACTCTGATTGACAAAGCGCCTCCAGATTTGCGGCCGCAAGCAGCAATTGCTCTATGACAAAGTCGAGACAGACTCCtatttatttgttttgttcccaaggaagaagagtattTCTAAATTCTACCTGCTCCTCAATTGGAGGACCTTAGCTAGCCACGATCTTGAACCAGAGACAATTTGCTGCCGCCTGAATACATGCAAATACTTTGTTCAGCTAACTGTCAGCACTTTTTCAGCTGTTTCGGATGATGTAGGGAGCATCTCTTGCTATTCTACCAACCAATAGCGTGGCTATATGTGGAAATTTGCTTACGCCTTTGCTTTTGATATGATCCTTTTCAATATATATCCGGTGAGAGGCTGGCtgaatacatgtagccaTAGCCCCTCAGCTACATGTAATCGTGGCGCAGCTCACCACAGGCGCAGCGCGTACCTATACTTTACCTGCAGCGCTTCCTGTTTGGCCTCGTGGCAAGGGATATGGGGTTATTGTAGCAAATTTGAAATAATGTCTTTGACTCGATCGACAAGGTATAGATATATCCTGCACTGCGGTCAAAACCAACAAATTCTGGTCGCGTTTGGTTACGGCGGGGCTGCATGTTCAGCGAGCCACAGAAGCAACTTTGCTGCTAAACCAGCTCATCTCGCTGACGCTGTGGTCTTTACGCTGTCTCGAATATGTAGCAGAAGAATCTCAATTGACAAGTATTTATAAGGCGTGATATGCACTTGTCCCAGAAACAGTCGTCGAGTATCGTCTGTTTGAAAGTCTAGGCTCAGCAGCTGCTTAGCGTCAGCCAACGCCCTTTACCAGTGCAatgtctctttctcctctcgtcCACAATGCTGACAACACAATTACTCTCATCAATGACCGGAAAGAGATAGTCTTCTGCTCCATTGTGGACAGAGACTCCAGCGAGGCCTATGGCAAGGCagtggctgctggagcccttttcctctctaTTCTTGGATTGGCCTCTGGTGCCTCAGCACCTTCACCTGCGTTGCTGGTAGGGCTTGGAGGCTTGTATCTGTCGAGCCAATCGCCTTTTCACAATTTTCACGCAATTCAGAGTCCTGAAATCGTCAGCAGGGTGCTTTTCTTAAATGATGTTCTCAAGCTATCCCTCGACAAGGGAAAGTCTGGTGTgattctcctcttccatgtCCAGATTCACGGAACACAAGTCAAGGTCACACAATACGAGAAGGAATGCTCATTGGACATCAATTACGTCGGAAAGATTATTGGAGGTGATTCCAATGATAAAAAGGACTACTTTACCTTTACAGTCACCGGTACGCATAAGCTCGCCCATCGAAGGTATTTGGCAATTCGTGGTCTATCGCCAGGCGGTATTATTTCCCACTCGACAGAGTCGGATTGGAAAGACATTCCTGAGCCAGGATCCGCCATTGTCTTCGACTCTTCTGGAAAACTGGTGAGCTACTTTCCTCAGAAAAAGGAGAGCCACGGCAAGGATCTTTTTGAGAAATGTACGTTTAATTTCAAGAAAGATGCCGTTCTTCAGCTAGTTCAAGGGGAAAGTGATCATATAAGCTCGAGCCTATCAGTCTTGAACCTCGCCGATGATAAGCATACGGCTGTGCTCAAGATGCACGGATGGAAGTGCAACTATCTCGGCACCAAGATTGGAAACGCACTGGACAACGAGCTTCAAAAAGCCTTGGACATCATCCGCGATCATACGAACAAGTCATACTGGGCATATCAATGGATTCGTGATTCTCAAAAAAGGAATTATGGTGACCTGTATGGTCTTACCTGGCCTCATGATGGGGACACTATATCCCGCGTCCGCAATTCAGAGTTGTTCTTCGTTGTCGAAGACAAGGATTGGACTTACACATCCACTATTGTAAAGGGATGAATATTTGGAGAATATTTTGACAAAACCTAACAGCAATATTATGGCGTTTGTACATCCAGACTCTGTatacttatacttatatacttataCATGCGCTCCATAAGCGTTTTGGAGTATTAATACAtcatttccttttcaatcttTTACTAAAAGAGATTTCTGGTCAATGTCACGGGTTATTTGGTAGATTAATTATAATCTGGCTGATAAAGAATATAATGCTAGATGAAAAGAAGGCTAATGATGGAAATTATTGTACGTCTACCTCTCATATACATTATAACCAATCTAGTACGCTCTATACGAACATAGTAAATCTACCGGTGCGCGTTGAATTTACTGCAGCGCTCTATATGAAGTAGCCAGCTGCTGAGCGAGTTCAAAGTAGTGGTTAGTCGATGTGAAATCTTCATCAATCCCCACGAATTTCTCATTTGTCGGCAGTTGGTTAGTTTTGAGGCAAGCATACGACCCAGTACCTAAGCCATAATTAGTAAATCATGAGTCTTCGACAGAACACAAGGCATTCTGTTTCTCACCTTCATTGACTTCATCAAACATGGCGGTATAAATAAAGAGTGGCTTCTGTTTCATAACAGTGTTGACCTGAAGTTCGTAAAAGCTTCCGTTGTCTCGTGGGAAGTAATCAAGGTGGGAGAGATCGTTGGAGAGGTGGTAGTTTGAAGTGCCGGGCCAGGCCACGGGCACATAACCTTTACCGAGTGAATTGGTTAATCtaaaagatggaagaagcgtTAGACAGTAAATAATAGCTTCAAAATTTAAACAGGACAACAACATACGTGGTATCGTTCTGTTGCCAGTGAAGATTATAGCTCAGATATCCAGCATCGGTATAGGCGCCAATAGTCCAGGGGCTGATTGCATCGGCCAGTTTGTAGGTGTTTACCAAACCATTGTTATTACGGACATCAGCAGCCCAGGTGTTAGTCGTTCCCAGGATAACATAAGCTGGCTCTGCTTG is drawn from Trichoderma atroviride chromosome 7, complete sequence and contains these coding sequences:
- a CDS encoding uncharacterized protein (EggNog:ENOG41), translated to MSLSPLVHNADNTITLINDRKEIVFCSIVDRDSSEAYGKAVAAGALFLSILGLASGASAPSPALLVGLGGLYLSSQSPFHNFHAIQSPEIVSRVLFLNDVLKLSLDKGKSGVILLFHVQIHGTQVKVTQYEKECSLDINYVGKIIGGDSNDKKDYFTFTVTGTHKLAHRRYLAIRGLSPGGIISHSTESDWKDIPEPGSAIVFDSSGKLVSYFPQKKESHGKDLFEKCTFNFKKDAVLQLVQGESDHISSSLSVLNLADDKHTAVLKMHGWKCNYLGTKIGNALDNELQKALDIIRDHTNKSYWAYQWIRDSQKRNYGDLYGLTWPHDGDTISRVRNSELFFVVEDKDWTYTSTIVKG